From the Dryobates pubescens isolate bDryPub1 chromosome 29, bDryPub1.pri, whole genome shotgun sequence genome, one window contains:
- the LOC128898663 gene encoding ATP-binding cassette sub-family A member 2-like, which produces MGFLHQLHLLLWKNVTLKRRSPWVLAFEIFIPLVLFFILLGLRQKKPTIPVKEVCKLMGWVGASPPAPACASCRSGGERAWFGSIHSGLIHTSVTLLLSSRAGEDELGQN; this is translated from the exons ATGGGGTTCCTGCaccagctgcacctcctgctctggaagaaCGTGACGCTGAAGCGGCGCAGCCCG TGGGTGCTGGCCTTTGAGATCTTCATCCCCCTGGTGCTCTTCTTCAtcctgctggggctgcggcAGAAGAAGCCAACGATCCCTGTGAAGGAAG TCTGTAAGTtgatggggtgggtgggtgcctccccccctgctcctgcctgtgccagctgcagatctgggggagaaagagcctgGTTTGGATCAATTCACTCTGGCCTAATCCACACCTCTGTaaccctgctgctttcctccagaGCTGGTGAAGATGAGCTTGGGCAGAACTAG
- the LOC104300181 gene encoding POU domain, class 5, transcription factor 3, with product MFSPDGGLPAAPFGLLPDGSPPFPRSSFDGAAAQPLFFPFAAEPEAARDPQPPRAWLPPPGPPAKAEPRPGRPCRQPEPEPRAAGCCGPAWPAPPWAGPPAPGPAALPGPPFPGPAANAFPAPPLCPPALQPGSGGLSGLSSTGSSAASEGGHSSDSGDEDTPTSEELEQFAKDLKHKRIMLGFTQADVGLALGTLYGKMFSQTTICRFEALQLSFKNMCKLKPLLQRWLNEAENTDNMQEMCNAEQVLAQARKRKRRTSIETNVKGTLESFFRKCVKPSPQEISQIAEDLNLDKDVVRVWFCNRRQKGKRLLLPFGNEAEGVMYDVNQSLVPTGLPIPVTSQGYSLAPSSPVYMPPFHKAEMFPQVLQPGLSMSNSNH from the exons ATGTTCAGCCCGGACGGCGGGCTGCCGGCCGCCCCCTTTGGCCTCTTGCCCGACGGCAGCCCACCCTTTCCCCGCAGCAGCTTCGACGGGGCGGCCGCCCAGCCGCTCTTCTTCCCTTTCGCCGCTGAGCCCGAGGCCGCCCGCGACCCGCAACCGCCCCGcgcctggctgccccctcccggGCCCCCAGCCAAAGCGGAACCGCGCCCGGGCCGGCCCTGCCGCCAGCCTGAACCCGAGCCCCGCGCCGCGGGCTGCTGCGGACCGGCCTGGCCCGCCCCGCCGTGGGCCGGGCCcccagcccccggccccgccgccctgCCCGGCCCGCCCTTCCCCGGCCCTGCCGCCAACGCCTTCCCCGCACCCCCGCTCTGcccacctgccctgcagccgGGCTCCGGCGGCCTCTCCGGGCTGAGCAGCACCGGCAGCTCCGCCGCCAGCGAGGGCGGACACTCCAGCGACAGCGGCGACGAG gacaCACCAACCTCCGAAGAGCTGGAGCAGTTTGCCAAGGACCTCAAGCACAAACGCATCATGCTGGGCTTCACCCAGGCTGACGTGGGGCTGGCGCTGGGCACCCTCTACG GGAAGATGTTCAGCCAGACAACCATCTGCCGCTTCGAAGcgctgcagctcagcttcaaGAACATGTGCAAGCTGAAGCCGCTGCTGCAACGCTGGCTCAACGAGGCAGAGAACACGGACAACATGCAAGag ATGTGCAATGCAGAGCAGGTGTTGGCTCAAGCCCGGAAGAGGAAACGCAGGACCAGCATCGAGACCAATGTGAAGGGGACCCTGGAGAGCTTCTTCCGCAAGTGTGTGAAGCCCAGCCCCCAGGAGATCTCCCAGATTGCCGAGGACCTCAACCTGGACAAAGAT GTGGTCCGAGTCTGGTTCTGCAACCGGCGTCAGAAAGGCAaacggctgctgctgccctttggcAACGAGGCGGAGGGGGTGATGTATGACGTGAACCAGTCCCTGGTGCCCACTGGCCTGCCAATTCCGGTGACATCCCAAGGCTACAGCCTGGCACCCTCCTCCCCAGTCTACATGCCACCTTTCCACAAGGCTGAGATGTTCCCTcaagtgctgcagcctgggctctccATGAGCAACAGCAACCACTGA